A part of Gouania willdenowi unplaced genomic scaffold, fGouWil2.1 scaffold_434_arrow_ctg1, whole genome shotgun sequence genomic DNA contains:
- the LOC114460368 gene encoding uncharacterized protein LOC114460368 gives MRGVDKQIIRLMRDRTVDNTMAKVWRQVQESHCEDYLHRKDLYTTLLSQLNKPGGIIRTLSHQFQRPPTRRELPSPQLLRKAFLISEVENIEDYRTQIMSTFGKVLKYDSTRKICKKLAGEGKGRADWCTNVANELGQILMSVFTCEESLDKIRPMADGLMARYKRAGEAPPELMYVDCGCCHVHGVSSLEKLLREWAECGMMVRLDIFHWIKRFDAAIRTDHHAKYALFKSALSAAVFSYIKDDMALFIQAIRAGHPTKFDHLTDAQVIDWHVGKYDLIHFVRRITVGAQETFVRVERVIDILKGAAGMDENQVHLFKDPSAIDRVWENQQRHLECIQDPPGRDMYTIVKYVTHNDVRLSYYITVRGSNSLEGFHSFLPSMIPGPRCAAVPFQVYLLSCNARWNSDRDSASVKGRKGRKNRVYVSPLTHRLNERCQELFGELEEVNYRHPVPVGDERFGLEYLFSQSSEPFCTSKHYAQSKETLLVAQIISLDTSM, from the exons AT GCGCGGGGTGGACAAGCAGATCATTCGGTTAATGAGGGATCGCACTGTGGACAACACCATGGCCAAGGTCTGGAGGCAGGTCCAGGAGAGCCACTGTGAGGATTACCTGCACAGAAAAGACCTCTACACCACCCTCCTTAGCCAGCTCAACAAACCTGGTGGGATCATAA GAACACTCAGCCATCAGTTTCAGCGTCCTCCAACAAGAAGGGAACTGCCGTCACCTCAGCTGCTGAGGAAAGCCTTCCTCATTTCTGAAGTAGAGAACATCGAGGACTACCGCACTCAGATCATGTCCACTTTTGGCAAAGTCCTCAAATATGACTCCACCAGGAAG atCTGCAAGAAACTCGCTGGCGAGGGAAAGGGCAGAGCGGACTGGTGCACCAACGTGGCCAATGAACTCGGTCAGATCCTCATGTCGGTCTTCACTTGCGAAGAGTCTCTGGACAAAATCAGGCCGATGGCTGACGGTCTCATGGCCAGGTACAAGCGAGCAGGGGAGGCACCTCCTGAGTTGATGTATGTGGACTGCGGCTGCTGTCATGTGCATGGTGTATCGTCCCTGGAGAAGCTCCTCAGAGAGTGGGCCGAGTGTGGAATGATGGTCCGGCTGGACATCTTCCACTGGATCAAAAGGTTTGATGCTGCAATACGGACGGATCACCATGCAAAGTATGCACTCTTTAAGTCTGCCCTCTCTGCTGCGGTCTTCTCATATATTAAAGATGACATGGCATTGTTCATCCAAGCCATACGTGCAGGGCATCCTACAAAGTTTGATCATCTGACTGATGCTCAGGTCATTGACTGGCACGTGGGCAAATATGATCTCATACATTTTGTCAGGAGGATCACAGTTGGAGCCCAAGAGACCTTTGTGCGTGTTGAGCGTGTCATTGACATCCTGAAGGGAGCGGCTGGGATGGACGAGAACCAAGTCCATCTGTTCAAAGATCCATCAGCCATCGACCGGGTCTGGGAGAACCAGCAGAGACACCTGGAATGCATACAGGATCCACCAGGGAGAGACATGTATACCATTGTCAAGTACGTCACACATAACGATGTGCGCCTGTCATACTACATCACAGTGAGAGGAAGCAACAGCCTGGAGGGCTTTCACTCCTTCCTGCCGAGCATGATTCCTGGGCCTCGTTGTGCCGCCGTCCCCTTCCAGGTCTATCTCCTCAGTTGCAATGCACGCTGGAACTCTGACAGGGACTCAGCGAGTGTTAAAGGAAGAAAGGGGAGGAAAAACAGGGTGTATGTGTCTCCTCTGACACACCGTCTGAATGAGAGGTGCCAGGAGTTGTTTGGCGAGTTAGAGGAGGTCAATTACAGACATCCTGTTCCTGTTGGGGACGAGCGGTTTGGCTTGGAGTATTTGTTTTCCCAGTCGTCTGAACCTTTTTGCACTTCTAAGCATTACGCTCAGAGCAAAGAGACTCTTCTAGTGGCCCAAATCATCTCCCTGGATACCAGCATGTAG